actatcgtaatactcgtattcatattgggccctcgaccaaatcataaatacataataaaatttgtacgaaaaacgaacatactttatatcgtttcaaatcaaacacaacttgcgaccgtacaaaatctgtaatatcatgtataacaatacgacggcttatagagccgctcacaactgacatcttatacacacgactctgtctgcaaagtctctaacatgactcggatatcataacacgaacaaactctgactcggcagcactccggagcaagtggagctcgccaaccccgctggaacatcttctgctaatatctttagctcacctgggtgtacctgcgcggcatgaaatgcagcccccgaagaagaggggtcgcacgaatatgtaccgagtatgtaaaaaacAAATCCATTAACGCAGTCATAACCTTTAATAAAAAACTACGTAaaaacaagtataggaatcGCTAGCGTCATAACTTGGTCGTGCAACACTTATCCCGTATACACATATGGCAAAGTtgagcaaaacatatcataatcatattaattcggaaatcatatgcgaagtacagaaaatagatttagtaatcagaatgtcagaaggcttagcttattcttctttcttttcgaaaaacatttctgtcttacatatatagaaaatagatcatattATCAtaactgacattaaccgatgtgggattcgcctaaaccaatgtgggattcgcctaaaccagtgcggaattgtacctcgccactgggtttgccccaccaccggctccggaATAAACAGATCGTatttcagaatatatatatgtcacacctaacgtgtcccggccctccagtgagggactcggtaaatagaatcatcagaTTATCTTATCATCACGTcggacagaatcatcatattatcgtgtcatcaaattatcatatcatcagattatcatagcatCAGATCGTCACATTATCAGACTATCGCATCATCAGAACAAACTCATTATATTGTCAGATTTctacattatcaaatcattatatcatcggaTCAAACagaatagcatatcatatatcctatgcGGCCCACAGTGGGACCcgacggacggaacgtggtcgcccctcctgccttgggcgccacaactcatcatacttcagaagttttcagatctcctgcatctccgtcacacatcatatcatataaccacgtcTGCCAAAAGGGGCTCTCGGCGTacgacacatcataacaccataataatagatgctcatcatacttcggaagctcatcatacttcgcattgtgcgcacgatagtaccggcccgggactcggcgaagggaataacaaaaacgtgcacgagcagaatcgtgggatctatatgccattcaaacATTCATACAAACTTAACGGAATAGTCAGACAATTCATCTTTCACAATCCAATAGCATTAATCATAGCAACTCTCTTGCGGATATTATtcagaaacatatcaaacaaaactttatcaatcatagttatatctcaaaatcatatgcatacggattctcatttcatacatttacatgGATTTAACGGAATAATcagacaaattatcatttataaGCCGATGGCGttaatcaaatcaaatttcttccAGATATTATTCGGGACTTATCCAATGGAACTTTATTCATCACAGtcacgtatcagaatcatatatatacgaatctTTACTTcaaacttaacagataagtgagtaatcatattcggaagtcagatTATTAGCCATACTAAGTTATATTAacaagtcgttagaactatataacggaacgtcttgcgggcccacgggcaagtaccaaaccggcccgagcccgcctatgaatgtcggggatgttatacattagggaacctcccacgagcgtttcggagcgatccgagctcatatgtgaaagatacggttgttcgtagtttttaaatcttttatgaacatattcttttatgcacattcttattcaatcatacaaaggcatagaaaccataatttgactacattatgcatacggatgtcaagaaacaaataagaatcacggacatgctcggatcgcaggagtagagttacctcggggagcatatcatagcctattcatactaagacatgccaaagaaagaaaggtgagctttacataccttggccgccctctaagctaatccaaacttgcgaCTCGTCTTCTCACGGTCCACAATAATGTCGTAAggcacccaacattagccatagacattGAAGATCCCAATTTCAAGCCACcactttttctataaaaatttcggcagcatctcccctatatatgcaaccaccccgagaattcaactcggctaatatcaacaacaaccaaaccaacaaccatccaaacaagatttaagaacattccgaacaatccacaaagtattcaagacaatcccaacaatatgttatgaaacccgaaaccttccaacttaatgaatacgacaataatgcgtttatttctttcaatttcacaaactaCGTCAACAGTTCCATACATTAtcacattaccttcataaatataagaaaacatattagaaccatattaatttccaaaacagcccacaacactacaacttcgacataagtcattaaacctttatttttcatcacataatccacaagaaacaacaaccaaatattacataaaatttgttcatcatactccctccaaaacagccctaTTCACGGTcacacatcaacatcatcatttcatgaagtttattcattttctacaccttacaacaacacacaaacatgttgaatacaattagttcttcattcctacaacaaccacacacacacggctacaatacaataccacacggctacacttcaacaaatataatttcatggttcccttcatttctacatatcacaacatgctcaaattatccatgaaacatgaaaaataagattgaaccataccttatCCCACTTGACTTCATCACTCTCCCTCTCTCTCGGCCAAGGTTGTTTTTACAAAACAAgtggtttctttcttccaacaactactccacaagataaaggaccttccatttagtcacaaactagaagaaaaatattttttctatgaTCAAATTGAGGTGGTTTTGCCACCCCCATGGCCGGTCgcccttctccttctttctttttcttttctttctcttgatttctctagaacccCAAATGATGAAGACTTGCCTTCTTTGATCACTcctccacatatatatattagtgtggcacatgaccatgcacatggccaagcacatggccggccatgtgctctcctcttctttttttttttcttttccctccaaatttcttcaaatttctagaattttcttcaaataataaaagatgactaatatgatcaacatgtcatctaattctaTATATatcaagcttccatgtggccatggcccacctcactcttatttcatgaaattttaaattttccataatgcattttagtcccaaatttttccttaatgcttcctttcaacaaaatcataagccacttgtcgTAAAACAAGGTCGAgggataaccttgtccataactcttcgcaaccaacttaaaaatattccgacgtgcgaaatgcgagatataacatctcgggcttcccaagatctacaacaacgtcgttagacaccaaacattagtcataagcacttaggaatccaattctaagctagcacttcatttacaaaaatttgggcagcatttcccctataaattcaacaaccccgagaattcaactcggccaaatcatcaacaacaatatcaacaaccatactaacaacatcaacaattgattcaaaacgcattctaacgttagtaactcttttctacataattcgacaacattccatttacattcaaatcaaccacctacaattaagccaacaccaatgctcacacattcaagtactaatctgaaaccattcaaacaagactcaagaacacttcaaacaatccgcacaatattcaaaacaacccaaccaatataccacataacccgaaacctccaatttcaataggaacaacaacaacacatttctttcttccaaattcatgaactacaccaacattccacacgttaacaacattattctcctaaatacaagaaactacattaaaatcacattagcttctaaaacagcccacaaacgattacaacttcaacttgaaccattaaaccttcttttgcatcatataatccacaacaatcaacaaccaaaacactaagtaaaatttgttcatcgtGTCCTACCAAAAAAAccacccacacggccaagcaccaacacacctaatttcatgaatttcatccatttccacacactacaacacgcataaaccagccataacatatgaaaataaaattaaaccttactttttccactcaacttctcaacttggctagggttgtaaatggcacaaacgagtggtttgattgctccaacaactactccacgttaattaggaccttccaattggttgaaaagctagaagaaaatattttttttgatccatttttgtggcaccatattcggccagcccttggccgaatggttctccctttgttttctccatgtttctccaagcttctaaggtatgaaaaatgatgaattatgacttgctagtcatctaatatccacatatataattcatcctgTGTGTACCATGgccacatggcttggatcaattaaaattagccaagccatgggtgggaacccacaCATATCACACGACCACATTGTGGcttgtttcatgaaatgtcaacttttcataattaacttttaaccccaaatttttcttaatattccatgccaataaaatcataagcaacttgtgccttaaaacaaaatcggaggtcaaaagtctcaacctcgtatcccggaatagtcttgtccttaacttatcatggttagctcggaatgtcccaatgtacaaaatacgggatataacactaattCCTATACTTAATTGTCCGTGAAGTTCACCTACTCAATTTTACTTACTACAATGCGATGCACCTAGGGAATGGTTCACTATCTGAGAAGTATGAGATGTAGTGAAATGCAGAATGCGATGCAAGGGCCCAAACACACTGTACATACATTAATCGGCGATGTCATTGCTCGTAGTCATGACCAAgcagggacccatggtgtccatataCCACTCATTCCGATCCGCTCCTCGGAcacgagccataaatcctccgctccCGTAAAAGAACCTCGAACGCTAATCCATATCATATAGAATACTCGTATCCAACTCAACGGCCAAAAGTCCAGATAACGCCATGGCTCATACTTAGCCTTTTCTGCTACATGTATTTCCTTGGAACCCATGCAATGAAATGCGATGATGCAATaaatcaaacaagtcataaatcatGCCCTTGATGGGCGTTGTGCTAGTCCGACTTATCGGTCCCCTCAATacaattttcttatttacaagAAAGATAGCCATGTGAATAATTCGATACAACCAAAAATAAAGACGAAAATCACCCACTCCTAGGGATGCATAAATTAAACACGAAGTATCCCGTAGTGATAATAGTACTCCTATTAATAACTATTCATTGTTACCCTAGCTACCATTTACACAAGATTTTTGTTACATTATAGAATATGTCCAACCCaactccatgtccgaagacctaatcatgcagtCTCCCGTCAACTCTAAAAGTATATACGATTTGCTAATAatagtctaactcaagtaaatcataacctacctcgttGGCGAATAGCTAATTGAATCTCCATGAATTTCTCTCCTTCCTAGCCTTCATCCGAATCCAAGAGAGGTAATAGTCACAGGGAATGGTGGGGAGGAAATAGAAAGGTCTCTTTTTCTTGGTGTTAAgggtttttctttcatataGAACCCTAAGAGCAGCCTTTTGGgagtcttttattaaaaaaaaaaagggtaaaataaacTAAGTGGACGAAAACGCGGTCACTGTCCCGCATCGACTGCTGCGACGGTCGATTTGCCGCTATAGTGGTATCGCTATGGCGGTCCATTGATCGCTATAGAGGTCCGCTTCTTCCCCCCGACCcgaaatttttaattttgtccgaaattgatttttcccatTCTTAACCCCTAAATCACACCATAGAGATTATTATTTATGACCCTAGATCTAGATTGGGTATGGGTTCGTGGagtattaaataacgaccggacGGGTCATTACAGGGGCGTCCTGTTCTGTTTATAAAAGAGAAAGATAGGACGACGCGGATATGCATTGATTATCTCCAGTTAAATAAAGTCAACATCAGAAATAAATACCCCATCCActgtattgatgacttgtttgatcagcttcagggggCTTCCgtgttttcaaaaattaatttgacaTCGGGCTATGATCAGTTAAAAATTCAGGCAGAAGATATTCTTAAGACTGCTTTCCAAACTatgtatgggcattatgagtttctggttatgtctttcgggaTTACAAACATCCCAGCTGCTttgatggatttgatgaatggcatctttaagCCATACATAGActcttttgtgatagtgttcattgctgacatcctggtttattcaAAAAGTAgggaagatcatgaaaaacacTTGAGGGTTATTCTTGGGTTCTTTGAGAGATAGGGAGTTTCatgccaagttctctaagtATGAGTTTTGGCATACGTCTGCATTTTTCTTAGGACATGTGGTTTCGAAGGAAGGGATTATAGTGGATCCAAAAATTGAGGCAGTGAGGGATTGGGCTATGCCCACTTTCGTGACAGAGATTCGCAGTTTTGTGGGGTTCGCTAGTTACTACCGTCGGATCGTGAAGGGGTTTTCCTTTATTGCTTCgcatttgacccgtttgactcagaaaaaggtaccttttcagtggtctgacgagtgtgaggagagcttccaaaacCTCAAGACCTTATTGACTATAGCTCCTATTCTATTTTTGCCTGTGGAGGGCAAGGACCTTGTGCTTTATTGTGACGCTTCTCAAtctggtttgggtgctgttttgatgcaagaaaagaaggtggttgcctatgcttccaggcagcTGGAGGTTCATGAGGaaaactatcctactcatgatttgaAGTTGGCAGCTGTGGTGTTTGCactgaagatttggaggcactacctCTATGGTGCTCGTTGCTAGGTATTTACTGATCATCGCAGCCTCAAGCACATGTTTACTTAGAaggatcttaattctaggcagcggagatggatggagttgcttaaggattatgatattactattttgtatcatcctggcaaggcaaatgtggtagcaGGTGCTTTGAGCAGGAAATCAACTAGTATGGGGagtttggcttgtttgatcgAGTCAGAGCGTCTGTTGGCCAGGGAGGTTCAAAATCTGGCTAATAGTTTAATGAGGCTTGATGTGTCTGGTTCGGGGAGAGTATTGGATTGTATTAAGGCGAGATCATCGTTactggagcagattaaggccaGACAGTTCGAGGATGCGAGTTTGAGTAAGATTCATGATAAAGTCTTACGTCaagaggccaaggaggccgtgattgatgatGAGGGTATCTTAAGAATCAAGGGCCGTGTTTGTGTTTCCCGTGTTGATGATTCGATTAAGACCATTTTAGCCGAGGCTCATAGTTCtagatattccattcaccctggtgctaccaagatgtaccgtgacttaAGACAACACTGTTGGTGGGCTAGGATGTAGCGGGATATTGTTGAGTTTGTTGCACAGTGTTTGAATTGCCGTACTggtgaagtatgagcaccagagacccGGGGGTACAGTTCAGAGGATACCcatttcaaagtgaaaataggaGAGGATAGCGATGGACTTTGTGGTTGGTCTCCCAAAgaccttgggtaagtttgattcgatttgggtcattgttgatagattgaccaAATCTGCCCATTTTATACCGGTTTAGATTACCCATACCGTTAAGAATTTGGCCTGGATTTATATCCGGGAGATTGTTCGCCTGCAtagggttcctatttccatcatatccGATAGGGACAAGACGTTTACATCTCGATTTTGGAAGAATTTGCATTAAGAATTGGGTACTAgattggaccttagtacaactttccaccctCGGACAGATGGTCAGTCTGTCCAGACTATCCAGGTCCTACAGGATATGCTCCAAGCTTCTGTGACTCGAGCATTGATATGGCCCCGTTtaaggctctttatgggaggagatgtaggtctcctattggatggttgatccttttgaggtaaggccatggggtacagatcttttgagGGAGTCACTAGATAAAGTCAAggtgattcaggaaaagctcttggcagctcagagtaggcAGAAAGAGTACGCGGATcgaaaggtccgagatcttgagttcattGTTGGAGAACAGGTCGTATTGAAGGTCTCACCTATGAAGAGTGTGACGAGATTTgggaaaaagggtaagcttagtcccagATTCATTGGTCAGTTTGAGATTCTCAATCATGTGAGGGATGtgtagcctatgagttagcTTTTTCCCCAGGTCTGTTAAGTGTgcatccagtgtttcatgtctctatgttgaagaaatATCATGGCGATGGTTCATTTATCATTCGCTAGAATTCTGTCTTGTTAGATGAAGATAGAGAGGTTCATAAGTTGAGATCGAAAGAAATAGCATCAGTAAAGGTTCAGTGGAAAAACCGTCccgttgaggaagctacttgggagacagaatccaacacatgaaagaattatccccagcttttcactGAGTCAGGTAACTTTCCCTTGTTCTCTCTCTTTGTTCATTCGGGGACAAACGactgtttaat
The Lycium ferocissimum isolate CSIRO_LF1 unplaced genomic scaffold, AGI_CSIRO_Lferr_CH_V1 ctg12084, whole genome shotgun sequence genome window above contains:
- the LOC132041868 gene encoding uncharacterized protein LOC132041868 yields the protein MGSLACLIESERLLAREVQNLANSLMRLDVSGSGRVLDCIKARSSLLEQIKARQFEDASLSKIHDKVLRQEAKEAVIDDEGILRIKGRVCVSRVDDSIKTILAEAHSSRYSIHPGATKMYRDLRQHYLLRESLDKVKVIQEKLLAAQSRQKEYADRKVRDLEFIVGEQVVLKVSPMKSVTRFGKKGKLSPRFIGQFEILNHVRDV